In Gossypium arboreum isolate Shixiya-1 chromosome 5, ASM2569848v2, whole genome shotgun sequence, a single genomic region encodes these proteins:
- the LOC108487372 gene encoding nucleotide-sugar uncharacterized transporter 2-like: MQISSVGGMGLLDSLLGAEGRKSFKRKDSDAGEAGKALEELRGSLYNELRTSEGAKRQQQRFCGPVVAMTFNFFVAVGIILTNKLVMGRVGFNFPIFLTLLHYAVSWLLLAIFRTLSWLPVSPPAKTTPSSSIFLLGAIMAFASGLANTSLKYNSVGFYQMAKIAVTPTIVLAEFVLFRKTISFKKVLALGAVSAGVAVATVTDLQFNAFGACIALAWIVPSAINKILWSSLQQQANWTALALMWKTTPITIFFLLALMPWLDPPGVLLFKWDINNSCAILSSALLGFLLQWSGALALGATSATSHVVLGQFKTCVILVGGYILLDSDPGLVSLSGAVFALAGMSVYTSLNLKESKDGSNKQIPVQTPVSKTKTSENGSEDSTVMKTTNDV; encoded by the exons ATGCAGATTTCAAGTGTTGGTGGAATGGGGTTGCTTGATTCTCTTTTAGGTGCTGAAGGAAGAAAATCCTTCAAAAGGAAAGACAGTGATGCAGGTGAAGCAG GTAAAGCATTGGAGGAGCTGAGGGGTTCCCTATACAATGAGCTTAGAACATCAGAAGGAGCCAAGCGGCAACAGCAACGATTTTGTGGACCGGTGGTGGCGATGACGTTCAATTTCTTCGTGGCTGTCGGGATTATTCTAACCAACAAACTA GTGATGGGGAGAGTTGGATTCAATTTCCCAATCTTCTTAACCTTACTACATTACGCCGTATCATGGCTTTTACTAGCAATTTTCAGGACACTTTCATGGCTTCCGGTTTCCCCTCCGGCGAAAACGACTCCTTCCTCATCTATTTTCCTGTTGGGAGCTATAATGGCTTTCGCGTCCGGTCTTGCTAATACCAGCTTAAAGTATAACAG TGTTGGTTTCTACCAAATGGCTAAGATCGCGGTCACTCCGACCATCGTTCTTGCGGAATTCGTTCTCTTCCGGAAAACCATATCATTCAAAAAG GTATTGGCTCTAGGGGCTGTTTCCGCCGGTGTCGCGGTGGCCACGGTAACAGATTTACAGTTCAATGCCTTTGGAGCATGTATCGCCCTTGCATGGATAGTCCCAAGTGCCATAAACAAGATTTTGTGGTCTAGTTTACAGCAACAAGCGAACTGGACAGCACTTGC GTTGATGTGGAAGACAACCCCAATTACAATCTTCTTCTTGTTAGCATTAATGCCATGGTTGGATCCACCTGGAGTTTTGTTGTTCAAATGGGATATAAACAACTCTTGTGCAATTCTCAGTTCAGCTTTGCTTGGTTTTCTTCTACAATGGtctggtgcactggctttagg GGCAACTTCTGCAACATCACATGTTGTTTTAGGACAATTCAAAACTTGTGTCATACTTGTTGGAGGATACATTCTTCTGGATTCCGATCCGGGGCTGGTGAGTCTTTCCGGTGCCGTCTTTGCACTCGCTGGCATGTCGGTTTACACGTCACTGAACTTGAAAGAATCAAAAGACGGCTCAAATAAGCAGATTCCAGTACAAACTCCTGTATCCAAAACAAAAACCAGTGAAAACGGCAGTGAAGACTCTACGGTAATGAAGACCACAAACGATgtgtaa